A stretch of DNA from Rathayibacter sp. VKM Ac-2762:
CGCGTCGGCGCCGAGGTCGCCGTCCTCTCCGCCCGCGATCAGCAGCGCGGGCACAGGCCCGAGGGCGGCCTCGCCGGTGCGGTCCTCGCGGCTGCCGTGCTCGAGCCAGTCCCGCCAGCCCTCGGGGGAGTAGCGGCGCAGCTCGGCCAGCACCTCCGCGTCGGCGTCGGCGGGCAGCGGCGAGCCGACGTTCTGGTCGACGAACTCGCGCACCTGCGCCTCGTCGAGGTGCCCGTCGGCGACCCAGCCGAGCATGGTCGAGCGGCGCTCCTCCTCCATCGGCTCGGGCGAGAGCGGCGACCCGGCGAGGAGCACGACGCCCGCGAGCCCGAACAGGCCCGAGCGGCCGGTGACCGTGCGGGAGGCCACGAGCGAGGCGATCTTCCCGCCCATGCTGTGCCCGAGGAGCAGCCAGCGGGAGGCGCCGTGCTCGCGGATCCGGCGGATCGTGGCGGCGGTCATCTCCTCGAGCGAGGTCCCGGATCCACCGGGCAGGTCGAGCGCGACGAGATCCGCGACGTCGGCGAGTTCGCGGCCGAGCGCGTCGAAGGCGCGGCCGTCGAGCCCGAGTCCGGGCAGGGCGAAGAGGGTGGGGCGGGGGCTGGTGGACACGGGCGTCCTGTCAAATCGGCCGCGCCACGGCAGTGGGGAGCGGGAGGGGAGCGGCGGCGGGGGCGGCCCTCCTCATCCGACCACACGGCGTCCGCGCGCCCGGACCCTTGCGCCGACGAGGCACTCGTGCTGTGCTCGGCGCCTCCGTTCCGCGCCGCGATGCCGGGCCGTCGTGCCGCCCCTCTGTGCCGCCCCTCTGTGCCGCGCCTCCGTGGCGGGCCTCAGAGCGGAGAAGCGAACACCACCAGGTTGTCCCGGTAGCGGCCGATCGCCGTGTCGTACTCGCCTCCGCAGGTCACGAGGATCAGCTCCTCCTCGAGGGTCGCGCCGAAGACGCGGGCGGTGGGGAACGCGGCCTTCGCGTGGGACTCGACCGCCGTCACCCGGTAGCGGTGGTCGGAGCCGTTCACTCCGCTCACCGCGATCTCATCTCCCGGGGCGAGCTCGCCGAGGCGGAAGAAGACCGCGGGACCGGACCGCGAATCGACGTGCGCCGCGATCACGGTGCGGCCGCTGCCGCCCGGGCGCCCGCCTCCCGAGAACCAGCCGACGTCGTCGTAGTCCACCGGCACCTCCATCGCCCCGTCCGACTGGATGCCCAGGGCGATCAGCGGCTCGTCCAGGCCCATCGCGGGCACGATCAGCCGGGCGGGCTCGACGCCGACGGTGCGCGCGGGCGCCGCAGCGGCGGGGTCGGGCGCGGGGACCGGGGGAGGAGTGACCGGGGGAGCAGTAGCGAGGGCCGGAGGCGCGGGCGCGCTCGCGGGCGTCTCCGCTCCTCCGCTCCCGTCCGCGGCGGCGCACCCCGCGAGGAGCAGCACGGCGCACAGTGCCGCCGCGCCGCTCCTCGACCGGGTGCCCACGATCAGGAGGCGGTGCGCCGGCGGGCGACGACCACTCCGGCCGCGCCGAGGGCGGCGACGGCTCCGAGGCCGGCCATCGCGGCGAGACCGGACGGGCCCGTGGCGTCGCTCCCGGCGGCGGTCGCGCCGCCACCGGTCTGGAGGCCGCCGACCGGCACCTGCGAGAGCTGGCCGCGGACGACGCCAGCCGCATACGAGGCCGTGTGGGAGTCGCCCGCGAAGGCGGCGGGATCGGCCTCGAGGGCCTTCAGCGTGAATCCGGCGCCGGTGTCGGCCCCGTTCGCCTGGATCCCCGTGGTGAAGGGGCCCTGCAGGCAGCCGCTGCTGGTGCGGGGGCCGTCTCCGACCGGGGCCGGGTTCGGGAACGCGATGCGCGGCGGGCCCGCCTTGCCCAGCGCCGCCTGGTGGATGTGCGTCGCGGTCTTCGCGGGGCTCTGGTAGTCGCCGGTCACACCGGTGAGGGTGATGTCGTAGCAGATGACGTCGAGGTCGCTGTTGACCCGGAAGGTCATCTCGCCCGTGGCGCCGGGCTGGCCGGGGGTCGCGGCGGAATCGGCGTTCACGACCTGGTCGGGCGTCGCCATCACCGTGAAGGCGCTGGTGAACGAGGACGGCTCGGCGACCTCGGTCTCGGCCTGGGCCGGCGCGGCGGCGAAGAAGGAGGCGGCGGCGACGGCGGTGATGCCGCCGAGGGAGAGCAGGCGGCGGCCGGCGCGGTTCCGCGCGGGGGACGTCTTCGTCATGGTGGAGCCTTTCGATCGCGAGCGCCGAGCGGGCCCGATGCAGGGAGTACGGCCGGAAGCGGCGCCGCGTTCACTCCATCTGAGAGGATCTTCACGGAGACGGTCCTCGCCTCCGATGAACGCCGCCGCCGCCGCGGCCGTACCCCCTTCCGACGGACCACCGGTCCCGACGAGGAGGCGGTGTGGCGCGCACGGCGACGGCACGACGAGACGAAGGGCCCGCGATGCCGCGCGAGCACTCGGAGGTCCCGGCTCCCGTGGTGCGCCTCGAGCCCCGGACGGCGGAGTTCGACCCGGCCGCCGCCTTCGACGAGCACGGGTCCGCCCTGCTCGGCTTCGCACTCAACGCCCTGCGCGACCGCGGCCTCGCCGAGGACTGCGTGCAGGAGACGTTCCTGCGCGCCTGGCGCTCGCGGGCGAGCTACTCCGCCGAGCGTGCCAGCACCCGCACCTGGCTCTTCGCCATCGCACGCAACGTCGTCATCGACGTGCACCGCTCGCGGCAGCGCCTGCCGCGCCTGGTCGAGGCCGAGGTTCTGGAGGAGGTGCCCGCGGAGGACCGCGACCCCCTCGAGCCGCTCGCGATCGCCGAGGCGCTCGCGCGGCTCTCCGCCGAGCACCGGCAGGTCGTCGTCGCCGTCCACGTGAACGGCGAGACCTACGCCGAGCTGTCGGCCGCCACGAGCGTGCCGGTCGCCACCCTGCGCAGCCGCGCCTTCTACGCTCTCCGAGCGCTCCGCGGTCACCTCGCGGGCGCCGGACCCACCGACGAGGAGAGATCGTGACCGACCGAGACCAGCCCGCCGGAGACGAGCCCGGCGGCCGCCGCGAGGAGCTCCTCGCCGCGGCCCTCGCCGGCGACCTCTCCGCCGAGGAGGCGCGGGAGTTCGAGAGCCTGCGCGCCGCCGACCCCTCGATCGACCCCGAGCTCGCGTCGTTCGGTGCGGTGGTCGACCGGCTCGGCGCACTGGGCCGCTGGGAGGAGGCGGAGCCGTCGCCGGAGCTGCGGTCGCGCGTCGCGGCGCTCGCCGGGGAGCGGCCCGAGCGCGGGGAGAGTCTGCGTGCCTCGCGCCGCCGGGCCCCGCGCCGCCGTGCCTCGCGTCTCCGTGCCGTCCTGGCCGTCGCCGCGGCGGCCGCGCTCCTCGTCGTGGGCGGCGTCGCCGGAGCGGCCCTGCGGTCCGCTGAGGAGCGTCCCGTCGCTGGACCGCCCGGGACGCTCGGCGCCGTCGAGGCGATCGCCTTCGACGAGCGGACGGAGGGCGTGACGCTCGACGGCTCGCTGGTCGCGCACACCTGGGGCACCGAGACGATCCTCCGCGGGACCGGCTTCGCCCTCGGCGAGAGCTACGACCTCGTGCTGGTCACCGGCTCCGGCGAGCGGCTCCCGTCCGGGTCCTTCCTCGGCAGCTCCGCGGAGCTCGACTGCGAGATGAACGCGGCCGTCCTGCGCGAGTCCGTCGCCGCCGTCGAGATCACCGACGCCGGCGGCGCGCTCGTCGCCTCGGCCGCCCTCCCCGCCGTCACCTGAGAGCCGGCGGCGCGGGCTCGCGGCGCGGCTTCAGCTCGCTGACGAGCGTGCCCGCGACGATGAACCCCGCCCCGAGCAGGGCGAGCGCGGGGAGCCGGTCGCCGGCGAGGCGGCCGATCAGGCCGGCCCAGACGGGCTCGGCGGAGTAGATGATCGTGGCGCGCGACGGCGAGACCGAGCGCTGAGCCCAGTTCATCGTCAGCTGGATGAGGCAGCTGCTCGCCCCGAGCGCGAGCGCGGGGATCAGCCAGGCCCCCGAGAACGCCGGGACCGCCTCGCCTGCGACGGGCATCGAGGCGAACCCGAGCGCGCCGGCGACCAGCAGCTGCACCACGGTCACCCGGCCGAGGTCCACCCGTCCGGCGACGAGGCCGATCAGGATGATCTCCGCCGCGATCGGCAGCGTGCTCACGATCGTCGCCACCTCGCCCGCTCCGAGCGCGACGCCCGGCTGCGGGCCCGCGATCAGGAGCAGTCCGACGAACGCCAGCGCGACGCCCACCAGCGTCAGCACGCCCGGACGGCGACGGAACACGACCCACTGGAGCAGCGGCACCAGCGGCACGTACAGCGCGGTGAGGAACGCGGAGGTGCTGCTCGGGATCGTCTGCAGCCCGTAGCTCTGCAGGCCGTAGCCCGCGAAGATCATCACCCCGATCGCGATGCCGGCCGCGAGGTCGATCCGCCGCATCCCCCGGAGCGACCGGTGGAACACGACCGCGCTGATCAGCCCCGCGATCGCGAACCGCATTCCCACGAAGAACAGCGGACCACTGTGCTCCATCGCGATGTGCACGGCGAGGAAGGTCCCGCCCCAGATCGCGGTGATGCCGATGAGCGCCCACTCCGGACGCGTGAAGCGGAGGCCCCGGAGCGGCGAGATGTGCATCATTCTGCACATCCTAGGAGCATCAGAGGCTTCTCGGTGCAGAATAGTGCGCATGTCGGCTCCCGTCCTCGCCCACCTGGGCGGCAACCTCCGCCTCGCGCGGCGCGGAGCCGGGCTGAGCCAGACCGCGCTGGCGGCGCGCTCGGGCATCAGCCGGCGGACGATCGTCGCGGCCGAGGCCGGCGAGGCCAACATCTCGCTGACCGGAGTCGACCGCCTCGCGACCGCCCTCGGCACCACGTTCACGGCACTCGTCTCGGCCCCGGGATCCGCGCCCGCGGCGATCGACCAGGTCGCCTGGCGGGGAGCGGGCGAGGCGAGCGTCGCCGTCCTGCTCTCCTCCGTCCCCGCGCGCCGGGAGGCCCAGCTCTGGACCTGGACGCTCGGCCCCGGGGACCGCTACGACGCGCAGCCCGACCCCGAGGGGTGGCACGAGATCCTGCTCGTCACCGCCGGCGCGCTCCTCCTGGAGCGGGAGGGCGAGGAGCCCGTGCGGCTGGAGCCCGGACGGCACCTCGCCTTCCCGACCTCGCGGCACTACTCCTACGTGAACGCGGTGGACGCCGTCACGACGCTCGTCCGGATCGTGGTCGACTGACGGGTCGGCGCCTCAGGCCCGCGAGCGCAGGGTCTCGAGCAGCGCCGCGGGGGTCTCGGGGTCGTCGAGGCTGATCGCGAACTCGCGCGAGCGGTCCGTCGTCACCACCAGCCCCGGCCCGGCGTGCAGGATGACCGCCGAGCGGCCCGGCATCACCCGGTACCCCCAGCCGCCCCACTCCGACGGCCGCAGCCGGGCCGTGCCGGCCGAGGCGATGGTGTCGAGCGGGATGCGGCGCAGCGGGATGCCGAGGGCGGTCGTGACGACGCGGAGGCCGCGGCGGTCGGCGGTCACCCTCAGGCGGGAGAAGGAGAGGAGCACCAGCGCGACGACGCCGAGGACGACGGCCGTCGCGATCGCCGGACCGGTGGCGCCCGCCGCGGCGAGCGTCGCGAGGGAGAGGGCCGCGCCCGCCGCCGTGGCGATCGCGGCGACGGCGAACACCGGGCCCGTCAGCGTCTGCGACCAGGCGCCGGTCTCCTCCGCCGCGAGCGGCAGGCGGCCGGCGGCGAGGCGGGAGGCGCGCCGGGTGCCCAGGCGATCAGCGCGGGCGCGACGGCGAAGAGCATCCCGCCGAGCAGCGCGAGCAGCCATCCGCCGAGCTCCGCCCCCTCGGCGCGCCCGGCCGCCAGCGTCGTGCCGACCGAGGTCGCCCAGGCGGAGGCGCCCAGCCCGGCCACGAGGCCGAGGGTCGCCAGCAGGAGCCGCGGGGCGCGCCCGACCGCCGCCGCCACGAGGCCCGCGACGGCCGGGAGCCCGGAGAGCACGAGGGCGATCGCGAGCAGGGCGCCCGTCGACGCGGTCGCATCGGCCGCCCCGGTGCCCGACCAGTGCGAGGCGAGCTCCGCGGGCAGCACGTCGTCCAGGACGAGGCGCGAGACGAGCACTCCGGCGGCGGGGAGCAGGAGGGACGCGGCGGCGAGGAGCTCGCGGCGGCGGTCGGCGGTGGCGGTCATGATCCGGTCCTCTCGATCAGGCGGACGAGCTCCGCCGGGGTGATGCCGCTGCGGCGGGCCTCCGCGAGCAGCTCGTCGACCAGGGCGGTGACGCGCACGAGCCCGGGCCCGGCCGACTCCGTGATCCACGCGCCGCGGCCCCGGCGCATCTGGAGGATCCCGTCGTCGCGCAGGGCGGCGTACGCGCGCAGCACGGTGTGCATGTTGATGCCGAGCGAGTCGGCGAGCTCGCGGGCGGGCGGCAGGCGGTCGCCCGCCGAGAGCTCGCCCCGGGCGACGGCCGAGCGCACCTGCGACTCCAGCTGGTCGGCGAGCGAGCCCGCCGCGGAGTGGTCGACCCGGAACAACATGTTTGCAATGTTAGTAGAACAAGCAGTGCACCACCAGGCCCTCAGTGCAGCGCGAGCGACACCGCCAGCACCACCATCACGACCGCCACGGCCGCGTCGAGGATCCGCCAGGCCCCGCGGCTCCGGAACAGCGGCCGCAGCGCGCGCGCCCCGAAGCCGAGAGCGGTGAACCACAGCACGCTCCCGGCCGCCGCCCCCGCCCCGAACCACCAGCGCTCGTCGCCGTGCGTGTTCGCCACCGACCCGAGCAGCACGACCGTGTCGAGGTAGACGTGCGGGTTCAGCAGCGTGAGCGCCAGGCACGTGCCGATCGCCGTGCGGAGCGACGTCGAGGCGCCGGCCGGATCGCCGTCGAGGGTCCCCGGCCGCAGTGCGCGTCTCGCCGCCATCACCGCGTAGGCGAGGAGGAAGACGATGCCGCCCCAGCGGATCACCACCAGCAGCCACGGCGCCGACTCCAGGACCGCTCCGATCCCCGCGATCCCGAGCACGATCAGCGCGGCGTCGCAGAGTGCGCAGATCGCGACGACGGCGGGCACGTGCTCGCGGCGGAGGCCCTGGCGGAGCACGAAGGCGTTCTGCGCGCCGATGGCGATGATGAGCGAGAGGCCGAAGCCGAGGCCGGAGAGGGCGGCGAGGAGGGGGGACACGCTCCGACGCTAGGGCGGGGCGCTCCTGTAGACCAGCTCATGCTCCTTCAGTACCGTAAGCAGCACTGATGCTTACAGACGACCTCGACCTCTCCCGCCTGCGCGCGCTCGCCGCCTCCGTCCGGTACGGCTCCTTCGACGCCGCCGCCCGGGCCCTGCACATCACCCCCTCCGCCCTCAGCCAGCGGATCAAGGCGCTCGAGACCGCCGCAGGCCGCGTCCTGCTGGTGCGCTCGCGCCCGGTCGTCGCGACCGAGGCCGGTGCGGGGCTCCTCCGCCTCGCCCGCCAGATCGAGCTCCTCGCCGACGACGCCGTCCGCTCGCTCGGCGGCGAGGACGCGGAGGGGGCGGGCCCCGTCGTCCTCCCGCTCGCCGTCAACGCCGACTCCCTGGCCACCTGGGTGCTGCCCGCGCTCGCCTCCGTCCCCGACGTCGTGGTGGAGCTGCACCGCGAGGACCAGGCGCACACCACCGCGTTCCTCCGCGACGGCACCGTGCTGGCGGCCGTCACCGGAGAGTCGGAAGCGGTGCTCGGCTGCACCGTCGCACCGCTCGGAGTGATGCGGTACCGCGCCATGGCCGCGCCCGCGTTCGCCGAGCGCTGGTTCCCGGACGGCGGCACGGCCGGTCTCGCGAGCGCTCCGCTGGTCGTCTTCGACGAGAAGGACCGCCTGCAGGACGACTTCCTCCGAGCCGCCGGCGTCGAGGGCCGCCCGCCGCAGCACCGCGTCCCCGGGTCGACCGACTTCGAGCGGGCCGTGCGCCTGGGCATGGGGTGGGGGATGCTGCCCGAGCTGCAGGCCCCGGTCGGCGGCGAGGGCCTCGTCGAGCTGGGCGGCGACCCCGTCGACGTCCCCCTCTACTGGCAGCAGTGGGCCCTGCACACGCCCGCCCTCGACGCGGTCGCCGCGGCCGTCTCCGCCGCCGCGCGCGCCGCGCTCCGCCGACCCGCGCGCTGACCCGCGCTGCGCTGACCCGCGCGCTGACCCGCGCGCTGACCAACGTCGGCGGGGAGGCGCTCAGACCGCGAACACGTCGCGGAGGGTCACCGTCTCGAGCGAGCGCTCGCGGAGGATGTCGACGAGCCGCGCGTAGACCTGCGTCACAGGATCGAAGTTCGCGTGCCCGATCACGATGTGCTGCGGCAGGAACCACTGGTCCGCGAAGCCGACCACCTGCTCCGGCGTGATCCGCCCGGAGTCCGAGAGCGAGCCGTACCAGAGCACCGTCGCCGTGTAGCCGATCGCCGCCGCGGCGGCCCGGCTTCGCTCGTCCGTGTACCCGAACGGCGGCCGGTAGAAGGGCGCCGCCTCCACCCCGTAGGTCGAGCGGATGAAGTCGCCGTTGCGGCCCAGCTCCTCCTGCACGCCGTCGCTCGAGAGGCTCGTCAGGTCGGCGTGCGACCAGGTGTGGTTCGCGAGCTGCACCTGCCCCGAGGCGACGAGCGGAGCCAGCAGCGGCGCGTTCGCGGTCCACGAGTCGTACTTCCCGTTGAGGAAGAAGGTCAGCCGGGTGCCGGTGTCGCGGGCGAACTGCGCGTAGGCGGCGACCACGTCGGAGTCGGCGCCGTCGTCGACGGTCCAGGCGAGCGTGCTCCCCTCGCCGGGCAGCTCCGAGATCGTGCCGGAGGGCAGCGGCGCCTTCCGCCGCACCGGAGTCGCCGCGGCGGTCATGGTCGGCACGGGGCGGGGAGGGGTCCGGACGGCCGTCGGAGCGGCGGACGGCAGCACCGCCGCCGGCGCCGTGCTCGGCGGGAGCGCCGCGGGAGCGGGCCGGGCGGGCGTGCACCCCGTCAGCGCGACCGCCGAGGAGGCGATCCCCAGCAGCAGCGCGCGTCGCCTCAACCGGTCCACGGGCCCCCCTCGCGAGCCCCGTCCCCCGGAGCGTCCCCGCGACCGTAGCGGTCGGGGAGGGAGCGGGCAACGCGGCGCGACACCCCTCCCTCCCCGCAGCCTCTACCGGAAGGTGCGCCTGACCGCGTTGTTCGCCGGCGTGGGATCGGCGGCGGCGGTCGACACCCTGGCGTCGATCGTCGTGGCGGCAGGCCGGTCGACGAGCGTCACCGAGTAGGTGGTGCTCCGCCCGGCCGAGACGCTCGGCGCGGTCCAGGTGAGGACCGTCGTGCCCGCGGCCGAGCCCTTCGTCTGCACGGCGCCGGGCGCACTCGCCACCGTTCCGCTGACGACGACCCGGGTGGTCGTCGTCGCCGCGTCCCGAGTGCCGGTGTTCCGGACGGTGATCGTGCCCGAGAGCGGGGCCGTCGCCGCCAGTCCCGGCGCCGGCGCCAGCGTCAGTGTGAGGTCGGCGCGGGTGGAGGACTTCACCTGCAGCGACTGCGTCACCGAGGTCGCGGCGAGCCACGCCGAGTCGCCCGCCTGCGTGGCCCGGACGGTGCAGCTCGCCGCGCCCGTCAGCCGCACCGTCGCCGTGCCCGCGCCGGTCGCGGTCAGCGTGCAGCTGCCGCTCGCGTACAGCTTCACGGGCAGACCGGAGGAGGCGGTGGCCGCGACCGGGTAGGCGATCCCCTTCTCGGGCGAGGACGGCATCGCGGTCGAGAAGGCGACCTTCTGCGCCTTCTTCTTCTGCGGGACGACCGCGGTGACCGCGATCGACTGGGTCGCCCGGGGAGCCGCGTCGTGCGAGGCGTCGCCGGCCTGATCCGCGGTGACCGTGCAGGTGCCGGATCCGCTGAAGGTCACGACGCCGCTCGCGAGCGAGCACGCGCCCGTGGCGCCGATCGTGACCGGCAGGTCGGAGGAGCCGCCCGCCGCGGTCGGCGTGTAGCGGCCGCCCGCGGTCGCCGTGCTCGGAGCCGCGGAGGTGAAGGCGACCGTCTGCAGCGCCCTGCCGATCGGGAACGTCCGGACGACCTGCTCCGCGGGCGCGTGAGCGTCGTCGCCGGCCTGGTCCAGTGTCAGCGTGCAGGTGCCGACGGAGTCGTAGGACACCGTGCCGTCCTCTCCCAGCGAGCAGGAGTCGGAGGCGTCGAGCACCGGGTCGGCGCTCGACGGGCCGCGGACGATCGACGGGGTCCAGGAGCCGCCGATCCGGGCGTCCGTCGGAGCGGCGTCGCGGAACGTCACCGCTCCCGCTGCCGCGCCGACCTCCACCGACTGCGAGATCCGCGGAGCCGCCGAGTGGCGCTCGTCCCCGGCCTGGTCGGCGGTCACCGTGCAGGTGCCGGAACGGGTGAAGGTCACCACGCCGTCCGCGACCGTGCAGGATCCGGCCGCTCCGAGCACCACGGGGGCGCTCGACGCGCCGGCCGTCACGACGGGCGTGTAGGAGCCCCCCGCGACCGCCGCGTCGGGGGCCGGTGACGTGAACGCCAGCGTCTGGCCGAGGGCGCCGATCCCGAAGGCGCGGACGGCCTGCGGAGCGGCGCCGTACCGCGAGTCGCCCGCCTGGTCGAGCGTCAGCGTGCAGGTGCCGACGGAGTCGTGGGACACGACTCCCGCGGCCGCCGAGCATGCTCCGGAGGCGGTCAGCACCGGACGCGCCGTGGAGGGCCCGGCGATGATCCGCGGGGTGGTCGTCCCGCCGACCGTCGCGCCGGTCGGCGCGGTGCCGCCGAAGGAGACGGTGCCCGCGAGCAGTCCGACCGCGATCACCTGCGAGGCCCGCTCCGCCGCGTCGTACCGGGCGTCGCCCGTCTGGTCGGCGGTCACCGTGCAGGTGCCCGATCCGGTGAAGGCGACGACCCCGTTGGTGAGCGTGCAGGACCCGGAGGCGCCGAGCACCACGGGCCGCCCGGAGGCTCCGCCGGTCGCGGTCGGGCGGTAGGTGCCGCCCGAGAGCGCCGAGTCCGGCGCCTGCGAGGTGAAGGCCACGGCCTGCGCGATCCGGGTGATCTCGAAGCTGCGCACGGCCGTCGGTGCTGCGCTGTGGCGGGTGTCGCCCGCCTGGTCCAGCGTCAGCGTGCAGGTGCCCGCGGAGTCGTAGGAGACCAGTCGGAAGGGCCCGACGGAGCAGGCGCCGGAGGCCGTCAGCACCGGGGGAGCACTGGAGGGGCCGGCGACGACCGCGGCCGTCGAGGAGCCCCCGACCCGGGCCTCGGCCGGAGCATCGCCGCCGAACGCGACGGTGCCCGCGAGCTGCGTGACCGCGACGGTCTGCGAGGCCTGCGCCGCCGCGGCGTAGCGCCCGTCGCCCGCCTGGTCCGCCGTGACGGTGCAGGTGCCGCTGCCGGCGAAGGTGACGACGCCGTCCGCGAGCGTGCAGGCGCCGGTCGCTCCGATCGTCACGGGGAGCCCGGACGCGCCGCCCGTCGCGGTCGGAGTGAGCGTGTCGCCGGACGCAGCCGTCGACGGCGCGGTCGAGGTGAAGGCGACGGTCTGCGCGATCGCGGTGATCTCGAAGGTCTGGACCGCCCGCGCGGTGCCGTAGGTGGCGTCGCGGTAGTGGATCGCCGTCAGCGTGCAGGTGCCCGCGGAGTCGAACCGGACGGCGCCGTTCTCGCCGTCGGAGCAGGCGCCCGAGACGCTGAGCACCGAGGGGCCGGAGGACGGTCCGCGCGTGAAGGCGGGAGTGAAGGATCCGCCGACCTCCGCGTCGGTCGGGACGGCGGTCGTGAACGCCACGGAGCCGGGCGCGTAGCCGACCTCCACCTCCTGCACGGCGGGCCGGGCGCTGTCGTACTGCCGGTTGCCGTTCTGGTAGGCGAAGACGCCGCAGACGCCCTTCGTGGTGAAGGTGACCACGCCGTCCTTCGCCGAGCACGACGCGGTGGTGAGGAGGAACGGAGCGATGCCCGAGGCGCCGCCCTCGATCACGGGGCGGTACGTGTCCCCGAGGACGGCGCCGACCGGAGGCGCGCTCGTGATCCGGACCGTCTGCGGGAGGAAGTAGATCGAGTACTCCTGCTCGGCGTGCCGCGCGGGCCAGTAGCCGTCTCCGGGCTGGTCGAGGGACAGCACGCAGAGCCCGGCCCCGTCGTTCCGCACGGTCACTCCGTCCGGGAGGATCGAGCAGTCTCGGCTCGCGGAGAGCACGGGCACGCCCTTCGACGGGCCGGGCACGATCGTCGGCCGGTACGTCTCGAGCGACATCGCGTGCGGGGGCGCGGTGCTCCCGAAGGAGAGGTTCCCCTCGGGAGTCCCGACCGTGATGACCTGCCGGACCTGCGGAGCGGCGTCGTGCCGATCGTCCGCGGCCTGGTCGATCGTCACCGTGCAGGTGCCGTCGCCGAAGAACGTCACCACGTCGTCCGCG
This window harbors:
- a CDS encoding DMT family transporter — encoded protein: MMHISPLRGLRFTRPEWALIGITAIWGGTFLAVHIAMEHSGPLFFVGMRFAIAGLISAVVFHRSLRGMRRIDLAAGIAIGVMIFAGYGLQSYGLQTIPSSTSAFLTALYVPLVPLLQWVVFRRRPGVLTLVGVALAFVGLLLIAGPQPGVALGAGEVATIVSTLPIAAEIILIGLVAGRVDLGRVTVVQLLVAGALGFASMPVAGEAVPAFSGAWLIPALALGASSCLIQLTMNWAQRSVSPSRATIIYSAEPVWAGLIGRLAGDRLPALALLGAGFIVAGTLVSELKPRREPAPPALR
- a CDS encoding polysaccharide deacetylase family protein, coding for MDRLRRRALLLGIASSAVALTGCTPARPAPAALPPSTAPAAVLPSAAPTAVRTPPRPVPTMTAAATPVRRKAPLPSGTISELPGEGSTLAWTVDDGADSDVVAAYAQFARDTGTRLTFFLNGKYDSWTANAPLLAPLVASGQVQLANHTWSHADLTSLSSDGVQEELGRNGDFIRSTYGVEAAPFYRPPFGYTDERSRAAAAAIGYTATVLWYGSLSDSGRITPEQVVGFADQWFLPQHIVIGHANFDPVTQVYARLVDILRERSLETVTLRDVFAV
- a CDS encoding XRE family transcriptional regulator translates to MSAPVLAHLGGNLRLARRGAGLSQTALAARSGISRRTIVAAEAGEANISLTGVDRLATALGTTFTALVSAPGSAPAAIDQVAWRGAGEASVAVLLSSVPARREAQLWTWTLGPGDRYDAQPDPEGWHEILLVTAGALLLEREGEEPVRLEPGRHLAFPTSRHYSYVNAVDAVTTLVRIVVD
- a CDS encoding sigma-70 family RNA polymerase sigma factor: MPREHSEVPAPVVRLEPRTAEFDPAAAFDEHGSALLGFALNALRDRGLAEDCVQETFLRAWRSRASYSAERASTRTWLFAIARNVVIDVHRSRQRLPRLVEAEVLEEVPAEDRDPLEPLAIAEALARLSAEHRQVVVAVHVNGETYAELSAATSVPVATLRSRAFYALRALRGHLAGAGPTDEERS
- a CDS encoding class F sortase; protein product: MGTRSRSGAAALCAVLLLAGCAAADGSGGAETPASAPAPPALATAPPVTPPPVPAPDPAAAAPARTVGVEPARLIVPAMGLDEPLIALGIQSDGAMEVPVDYDDVGWFSGGGRPGGSGRTVIAAHVDSRSGPAVFFRLGELAPGDEIAVSGVNGSDHRYRVTAVESHAKAAFPTARVFGATLEEELILVTCGGEYDTAIGRYRDNLVVFASPL
- a CDS encoding LysE/ArgO family amino acid transporter, with product MSPLLAALSGLGFGLSLIIAIGAQNAFVLRQGLRREHVPAVVAICALCDAALIVLGIAGIGAVLESAPWLLVVIRWGGIVFLLAYAVMAARRALRPGTLDGDPAGASTSLRTAIGTCLALTLLNPHVYLDTVVLLGSVANTHGDERWWFGAGAAAGSVLWFTALGFGARALRPLFRSRGAWRILDAAVAVVMVVLAVSLALH
- a CDS encoding CHRD domain-containing protein, with amino-acid sequence MTKTSPARNRAGRRLLSLGGITAVAAASFFAAAPAQAETEVAEPSSFTSAFTVMATPDQVVNADSAATPGQPGATGEMTFRVNSDLDVICYDITLTGVTGDYQSPAKTATHIHQAALGKAGPPRIAFPNPAPVGDGPRTSSGCLQGPFTTGIQANGADTGAGFTLKALEADPAAFAGDSHTASYAAGVVRGQLSQVPVGGLQTGGGATAAGSDATGPSGLAAMAGLGAVAALGAAGVVVARRRTAS
- a CDS encoding GntR family transcriptional regulator, yielding MLFRVDHSAAGSLADQLESQVRSAVARGELSAGDRLPPARELADSLGINMHTVLRAYAALRDDGILQMRRGRGAWITESAGPGLVRVTALVDELLAEARRSGITPAELVRLIERTGS
- a CDS encoding LysR family transcriptional regulator ArgP — protein: MLTDDLDLSRLRALAASVRYGSFDAAARALHITPSALSQRIKALETAAGRVLLVRSRPVVATEAGAGLLRLARQIELLADDAVRSLGGEDAEGAGPVVLPLAVNADSLATWVLPALASVPDVVVELHREDQAHTTAFLRDGTVLAAVTGESEAVLGCTVAPLGVMRYRAMAAPAFAERWFPDGGTAGLASAPLVVFDEKDRLQDDFLRAAGVEGRPPQHRVPGSTDFERAVRLGMGWGMLPELQAPVGGEGLVELGGDPVDVPLYWQQWALHTPALDAVAAAVSAAARAALRRPAR